The following are encoded in a window of Hippoglossus hippoglossus isolate fHipHip1 chromosome 23, fHipHip1.pri, whole genome shotgun sequence genomic DNA:
- the LOC117757639 gene encoding ubiquitin carboxyl-terminal hydrolase 15-like isoform X4 yields the protein MAEGGAADLDTQRGEVLALLKTQLRKGDTWYLVDSHWFKQWKRYVGFDSWDKYQMGDQNVYPGPVDNAGLLRDGDVLAIKENLIDELDYILVPTEGWNKLVSWYALTDGQEPIARKVVEQGMFVKHCKVEVYLTELKLCNDSNIDNVITRRFSKADTIDMIEKEMRKLFSIPDEQETRLWNRYMSNTFEPLNKPDSTIQDAGLYQGQVLVIEQKNEDGSWPRGSTAPKSSGASNLSALPKISPSSLTNNHNSTFNSRNVKNSSYSLPSYHPYSNSYDYSDQSRQSDRSGLCGLSNLGNTCFMNSAVQCLSNILPLTEFFLKDKYTDELNEDNPLGMKGEIARAYAELIKQLWSGKYSYVTPRPFKTQVGRFAPQFSGYQQQDSHELLAFLLDGLHEDFNRIRKKPYIQLKDANGRPDKVVAEEAWENHIKRNNSIIVDIFHGLFKSTLVCPVCSKVSVTFDPFCYLTLPLPMKKERTLEVYLVRLDALAKPTQYKLTVPKVGYISDLCTSLSSLSGVPAEKMIVTDIYNHRFHRIFATNENLSSIMERDDIYVFEVAVNRVEDTDHVVIPVHLREKYKQSGYNHTSTPLFGQPFLIAVPRTLSEDKLYNMLLLRLCRFVRPAVEEDEEDCEETQPPKQHTVNGNATNGLLEEGSPSEMETDEQDDESSQDQELPSENDNSQSEDSVGGDNELENGVVAPQNSTKGQPTAEHNRKRLFTFQFNNMGKTDFSLIKEDTRQIRFDEGHLRLSDRSYLSLDWEPEIKKKYFDETVVEDFDKHKSMEYKPQKKAFFKLKDCIELFTTKEKLGAEDPWYCPNCKQHQQATKKLDLWSLPPVLVVHLKRFSYSRYMRDKLDSLVDFPLSDLDMSEFLINPNSGPCRYDLIAVSNHYGGMGGGHYTAYAKNKDDGKWYNFDDSSVSPANDDQIVSKAGYVLFYQRQDTVKGTGYFPLDREEEDEEEEEEENENENENENEDEERREKKKPASSTQAAASATAACAQNDEEDLNENRRRKNDNEQQEDEEEEDEEEDEEEQTPTRDVTMKNN from the exons ATGGCGGAAGGAGGAGCGGCGGATCTGGACACCCAGAGAGGAGAGGTCTTGGCGCTGCTGAAAACACAGCTGAGGAAGGGGGACACTTG GTACCTGGTGGACAGTCACTGGTTTAAACAGTGGAAGAGATATGTGGGGTTTGACAGCTGGGACAAATACCAGATGGGTGACCAGAATGTCTACCCTGGCCCGGTTGATAACGCTGGTCTTCTCAGAG ATGGGGACGTGCTCGCCATCAAGGAAAACCTCATCGACGAGCTGGACTACATCCTGGTCCCCACAGAGGGCTGGAACAAGCTCGTCAGCTGGTACGCGCTGACAGACGGGCAGGAGCCAATCGCGCGCAAG GTGGTCGAGCAGGGTATGTTTGTGAAGCACTGCAAGGTGGAGGTGTACCTGACGGAGCTGAAGCTCTGTAATGACAGCAACATCGACAATGTGATCACCAGACGCTTCAGTAAAGCTGACACAATAG ATATGATCGAGAAGGAGATGAGGAAGCTGTTCAGCATTCCTGATGAGCAGGAGACCAGGCTGTGGAACAGGTACATGAGCAACACGTTCGAGCCTCTCAATAAACCTGACAGCACCATCCAGGATGCTGGCCTCTACCAAGGACAG GTTCTTGTAATAGAGCAGAAGAACGAGGATGGCTCTTGGCCCCGAGGCTCCACGGCCCCCAA GTCATCTGGTGCTTCCAATCTCTCTGCTTTGCCAAAGATCTCGCCTTCATCTCTCACAAACAATCATAACAGCACCTTCAACAGCAGGAA TGTGAAGAACTCGAGCTATAGTCTGCCTTCCTACCACCCCTACAGTAACAGTTACGACTACTCAGACCAGAGCAGGCAGAGTGATCGCTCAGGCCTCTGTGGACTCTCCAACCTGGGAAACACCTGCTTCATGAACTCTGCTGTGCAG TGTTTAAGCAATATCCTTCCACTGACGGAGTTCTTCCTCAAAGACAAGTACACAGACGAGCTAAACGAGGACAACCCGCTGGGAATGAAAGGAGAGATCGCCAGGGCCTACGCTGAGCTTATCAAGCAGCTGTGGTCGGGCAAATACAGCTATGTCACCCCGAGGCCTTTCAAG ACCCAGGTGGGCCGCTTCGCCCCCCAGTTCTCAGGCTACCAGCAGCAGGACTCCCACGAGCTGTTGGCCTTTCTCTTGGACGGCCTTCACGAGGACTTCAACCGCATCAGGAAGAAGCCCTACATCCAGCTCAAGGACGCCAACGGCAGACCCGATAAG GTCGTGGCGGAGGAAGCATGGGAGAACCACATCAAGCGAAACAACTCCATCATCGTGGATATCTTCCACGGCCTTTTCAAGTCAACTCTGGTGTGTCCTGTGTGCTCCAAAGTGTCTGTGACCTTCGATCCTTTCTGCTACTTGACCCTGCCCCTTCCCATGAAGAAGGAGCGGACGCTGGAGGTCTATCTAGTCAGACTGGACGCTCTGGCCAAACCCACACAA taCAAGCTGACTGTGCCGAAGGTGGGCTACATCTCTGATCTGTGTACCTCCCTCTCCAGCCTGTCTGGGGTTCCTGCTGAGAAG ATGATTGTAACTGACATCTACAACCACCGTTTCCACCGTATCTTTGCCACCAACGAGAACCTCAGCAGCATCATGGAGAGAGACGATATCTACGT GTTTGAAGTTGCGGTGAACAGGGTGGAGGACACAGACCACGTAGTGATCCCGGTGCACCTGAGGGAGAAGTACAAACAGTCGGGCTACAACCACACCAGCACGCCGCTGTTCGGACAGCCCTTCCTCATCGCTGTACCCAGAACCCTCAGTGAAGACAAACTCTACAACATGCTGCTCCTGCGCCTCTG CCGGTTTGTGCGACCTGCTgtagaggaggatgaggaggattgTGAAGAGACACAGCCGCCCAAACAACACACTGTCAATGGTAACGCCACTAATGGACTCCTGGAGGAAGGGTCACCAA GCGAGATGGAGACTGACGAGCAAGACGACGAGTCCAGCCAGGATCAGGAGCTGCCTTCCGAGAACGACAACAGCCAATCGGAGGACTCCGTGGGAGGGGACAACGAACTGGAGAACGGCGTGGTCGCCCCGCAGAACTCCACCAAAGGCCAGCCGACGGCCGAGCACAACAGAAAGAGACTTTTTACATTCCAGTTCAATAACATGGGCAAAACTGACTTTTCACTCATCAAGGAGGACACCAGGCAGATCCGCTTCGACGAGGGACACCTCAGACTCAGCG ACCGCTCTTATCTCTCTTTGGACTGGGAACCAGAGATCAAGAAAAAGTACTTTGACGAGACCGTTGTCGAG GACTTTGACAAGCACAAGAGCATGGAGTACAAGCCCCAGAAGAAGGCGTTCTTCAAGCTGAAGGACTGCATTGAGTTGTTcaccacaaaagaaaaactgggaGCAGAGGACCCATG GTACTGTCCAAACTGTAAGCAGCACCAACAGGCCACTAAGAAGCTGGACCTGTGGTCTCTGCCGCCAGTGCTGGTGGTCCATCTGAAACGCTTCTCCTACAGCCGCTACATGAGGGACAAACTGGACTCCCTTGTTGACTTTCCAttgag CGATCTGGACATGTCTGAGTTCCTGATCAACCCCAACTCTGGGCCGTGTCGCTACGACCTCATTGCTGTGTCCAACCACTATGGCGGAATGGGAGGAGGCCACT ACACTGCTTACGCGAAGAACAAAGACGACGGAAAGTGGTACAACTTTGATGACAGCAGCGTGTCTCCTGCCAACGATGATCAAATAGTG tCCAAAGCAGGCTACGTGCTGTTCTACCAGCGGCAGGACACGGTGAAAGGCACCGGCTACTTCCCTCTCGACcgcgaggaggaggacgaggaggaggaagaggaggagaacgagAACGAGAAC gagaatgaaaatgaggacgaggagagaagggaaaagaAGAAGCCCGCCTCCTCCACTCAGGCCGCGGCATCCGCCACTGCCGCCTGTGCTCAGAATGACGAGGAGGACCTGAACGAGAACCGGCGCAGGAAGAACGACAacgagcagcaggaggacgaggaggaggaagacgaggaggaagacgaagaggaaCAGACGCCCACTCGAGATGTCACCATGAAAAACAACTGA
- the LOC117757639 gene encoding ubiquitin carboxyl-terminal hydrolase 15-like isoform X3, protein MAEGGAADLDTQRGEVLALLKTQLRKGDTWYLVDSHWFKQWKRYVGFDSWDKYQMGDQNVYPGPVDNAGLLRDGDVLAIKENLIDELDYILVPTEGWNKLVSWYALTDGQEPIARKVVEQGMFVKHCKVEVYLTELKLCNDSNIDNVITRRFSKADTIDMIEKEMRKLFSIPDEQETRLWNRYMSNTFEPLNKPDSTIQDAGLYQGQVLVIEQKNEDGSWPRGSTAPKSSGASNLSALPKISPSSLTNNHNSTFNSRNVKNSSYSLPSYHPYSNSYDYSDQSRQSDRSGLCGLSNLGNTCFMNSAVQCLSNILPLTEFFLKDKYTDELNEDNPLGMKGEIARAYAELIKQLWSGKYSYVTPRPFKTQVGRFAPQFSGYQQQDSHELLAFLLDGLHEDFNRIRKKPYIQLKDANGRPDKVVAEEAWENHIKRNNSIIVDIFHGLFKSTLVCPVCSKVSVTFDPFCYLTLPLPMKKERTLEVYLVRLDALAKPTQYKLTVPKVGYISDLCTSLSSLSGVPAEKMIVTDIYNHRFHRIFATNENLSSIMERDDIYVFEVAVNRVEDTDHVVIPVHLREKYKQSGYNHTSTPLFGQPFLIAVPRTLSEDKLYNMLLLRLCRFVRPAVEEDEEDCEETQPPKQHTVNGNATNGLLEEGSPSEMETDEQDDESSQDQELPSENDNSQSEDSVGGDNELENGVVAPQNSTKGQPTAEHNRKRLFTFQFNNMGKTDFSLIKEDTRQIRFDEGHLRLSDRSYLSLDWEPEIKKKYFDETVVEDFDKHKSMEYKPQKKAFFKLKDCIELFTTKEKLGAEDPWYCPNCKQHQQATKKLDLWSLPPVLVVHLKRFSYSRYMRDKLDSLVDFPLSDLDMSEFLINPNSGPCRYDLIAVSNHYGGMGGGHYTAYAKNKDDGKWYNFDDSSVSPANDDQIVSKAGYVLFYQRQDTVKGTGYFPLDREEEDEEEEEEENENENENENENEDEERREKKKPASSTQAAASATAACAQNDEEDLNENRRRKNDNEQQEDEEEEDEEEDEEEQTPTRDVTMKNN, encoded by the exons ATGGCGGAAGGAGGAGCGGCGGATCTGGACACCCAGAGAGGAGAGGTCTTGGCGCTGCTGAAAACACAGCTGAGGAAGGGGGACACTTG GTACCTGGTGGACAGTCACTGGTTTAAACAGTGGAAGAGATATGTGGGGTTTGACAGCTGGGACAAATACCAGATGGGTGACCAGAATGTCTACCCTGGCCCGGTTGATAACGCTGGTCTTCTCAGAG ATGGGGACGTGCTCGCCATCAAGGAAAACCTCATCGACGAGCTGGACTACATCCTGGTCCCCACAGAGGGCTGGAACAAGCTCGTCAGCTGGTACGCGCTGACAGACGGGCAGGAGCCAATCGCGCGCAAG GTGGTCGAGCAGGGTATGTTTGTGAAGCACTGCAAGGTGGAGGTGTACCTGACGGAGCTGAAGCTCTGTAATGACAGCAACATCGACAATGTGATCACCAGACGCTTCAGTAAAGCTGACACAATAG ATATGATCGAGAAGGAGATGAGGAAGCTGTTCAGCATTCCTGATGAGCAGGAGACCAGGCTGTGGAACAGGTACATGAGCAACACGTTCGAGCCTCTCAATAAACCTGACAGCACCATCCAGGATGCTGGCCTCTACCAAGGACAG GTTCTTGTAATAGAGCAGAAGAACGAGGATGGCTCTTGGCCCCGAGGCTCCACGGCCCCCAA GTCATCTGGTGCTTCCAATCTCTCTGCTTTGCCAAAGATCTCGCCTTCATCTCTCACAAACAATCATAACAGCACCTTCAACAGCAGGAA TGTGAAGAACTCGAGCTATAGTCTGCCTTCCTACCACCCCTACAGTAACAGTTACGACTACTCAGACCAGAGCAGGCAGAGTGATCGCTCAGGCCTCTGTGGACTCTCCAACCTGGGAAACACCTGCTTCATGAACTCTGCTGTGCAG TGTTTAAGCAATATCCTTCCACTGACGGAGTTCTTCCTCAAAGACAAGTACACAGACGAGCTAAACGAGGACAACCCGCTGGGAATGAAAGGAGAGATCGCCAGGGCCTACGCTGAGCTTATCAAGCAGCTGTGGTCGGGCAAATACAGCTATGTCACCCCGAGGCCTTTCAAG ACCCAGGTGGGCCGCTTCGCCCCCCAGTTCTCAGGCTACCAGCAGCAGGACTCCCACGAGCTGTTGGCCTTTCTCTTGGACGGCCTTCACGAGGACTTCAACCGCATCAGGAAGAAGCCCTACATCCAGCTCAAGGACGCCAACGGCAGACCCGATAAG GTCGTGGCGGAGGAAGCATGGGAGAACCACATCAAGCGAAACAACTCCATCATCGTGGATATCTTCCACGGCCTTTTCAAGTCAACTCTGGTGTGTCCTGTGTGCTCCAAAGTGTCTGTGACCTTCGATCCTTTCTGCTACTTGACCCTGCCCCTTCCCATGAAGAAGGAGCGGACGCTGGAGGTCTATCTAGTCAGACTGGACGCTCTGGCCAAACCCACACAA taCAAGCTGACTGTGCCGAAGGTGGGCTACATCTCTGATCTGTGTACCTCCCTCTCCAGCCTGTCTGGGGTTCCTGCTGAGAAG ATGATTGTAACTGACATCTACAACCACCGTTTCCACCGTATCTTTGCCACCAACGAGAACCTCAGCAGCATCATGGAGAGAGACGATATCTACGT GTTTGAAGTTGCGGTGAACAGGGTGGAGGACACAGACCACGTAGTGATCCCGGTGCACCTGAGGGAGAAGTACAAACAGTCGGGCTACAACCACACCAGCACGCCGCTGTTCGGACAGCCCTTCCTCATCGCTGTACCCAGAACCCTCAGTGAAGACAAACTCTACAACATGCTGCTCCTGCGCCTCTG CCGGTTTGTGCGACCTGCTgtagaggaggatgaggaggattgTGAAGAGACACAGCCGCCCAAACAACACACTGTCAATGGTAACGCCACTAATGGACTCCTGGAGGAAGGGTCACCAA GCGAGATGGAGACTGACGAGCAAGACGACGAGTCCAGCCAGGATCAGGAGCTGCCTTCCGAGAACGACAACAGCCAATCGGAGGACTCCGTGGGAGGGGACAACGAACTGGAGAACGGCGTGGTCGCCCCGCAGAACTCCACCAAAGGCCAGCCGACGGCCGAGCACAACAGAAAGAGACTTTTTACATTCCAGTTCAATAACATGGGCAAAACTGACTTTTCACTCATCAAGGAGGACACCAGGCAGATCCGCTTCGACGAGGGACACCTCAGACTCAGCG ACCGCTCTTATCTCTCTTTGGACTGGGAACCAGAGATCAAGAAAAAGTACTTTGACGAGACCGTTGTCGAG GACTTTGACAAGCACAAGAGCATGGAGTACAAGCCCCAGAAGAAGGCGTTCTTCAAGCTGAAGGACTGCATTGAGTTGTTcaccacaaaagaaaaactgggaGCAGAGGACCCATG GTACTGTCCAAACTGTAAGCAGCACCAACAGGCCACTAAGAAGCTGGACCTGTGGTCTCTGCCGCCAGTGCTGGTGGTCCATCTGAAACGCTTCTCCTACAGCCGCTACATGAGGGACAAACTGGACTCCCTTGTTGACTTTCCAttgag CGATCTGGACATGTCTGAGTTCCTGATCAACCCCAACTCTGGGCCGTGTCGCTACGACCTCATTGCTGTGTCCAACCACTATGGCGGAATGGGAGGAGGCCACT ACACTGCTTACGCGAAGAACAAAGACGACGGAAAGTGGTACAACTTTGATGACAGCAGCGTGTCTCCTGCCAACGATGATCAAATAGTG tCCAAAGCAGGCTACGTGCTGTTCTACCAGCGGCAGGACACGGTGAAAGGCACCGGCTACTTCCCTCTCGACcgcgaggaggaggacgaggaggaggaagaggaggagaacgagAACGAGAAC gagaatgagaatgaaaatgaggacgaggagagaagggaaaagaAGAAGCCCGCCTCCTCCACTCAGGCCGCGGCATCCGCCACTGCCGCCTGTGCTCAGAATGACGAGGAGGACCTGAACGAGAACCGGCGCAGGAAGAACGACAacgagcagcaggaggacgaggaggaggaagacgaggaggaagacgaagaggaaCAGACGCCCACTCGAGATGTCACCATGAAAAACAACTGA
- the LOC117757639 gene encoding ubiquitin carboxyl-terminal hydrolase 15-like isoform X1 — protein MAEGGAADLDTQRGEVLALLKTQLRKGDTWYLVDSHWFKQWKRYVGFDSWDKYQMGDQNVYPGPVDNAGLLRDGDVLAIKENLIDELDYILVPTEGWNKLVSWYALTDGQEPIARKVVEQGMFVKHCKVEVYLTELKLCNDSNIDNVITRRFSKADTIDMIEKEMRKLFSIPDEQETRLWNRYMSNTFEPLNKPDSTIQDAGLYQGQVLVIEQKNEDGSWPRGSTAPKSSGASNLSALPKISPSSLTNNHNSTFNSRNVKNSSYSLPSYHPYSNSYDYSDQSRQSDRSGLCGLSNLGNTCFMNSAVQCLSNILPLTEFFLKDKYTDELNEDNPLGMKGEIARAYAELIKQLWSGKYSYVTPRPFKTQVGRFAPQFSGYQQQDSHELLAFLLDGLHEDFNRIRKKPYIQLKDANGRPDKVVAEEAWENHIKRNNSIIVDIFHGLFKSTLVCPVCSKVSVTFDPFCYLTLPLPMKKERTLEVYLVRLDALAKPTQYKLTVPKVGYISDLCTSLSSLSGVPAEKMIVTDIYNHRFHRIFATNENLSSIMERDDIYVFEVAVNRVEDTDHVVIPVHLREKYKQSGYNHTSTPLFGQPFLIAVPRTLSEDKLYNMLLLRLCRFVRPAVEEDEEDCEETQPPKQHTVNGNATNGLLEEGSPSEMETDEQDDESSQDQELPSENDNSQSEDSVGGDNELENGVVAPQNSTKGQPTAEHNRKRLFTFQFNNMGKTDFSLIKEDTRQIRFDEGHLRLSDRSYLSLDWEPEIKKKYFDETVVEDFDKHKSMEYKPQKKAFFKLKDCIELFTTKEKLGAEDPWYCPNCKQHQQATKKLDLWSLPPVLVVHLKRFSYSRYMRDKLDSLVDFPLSDLDMSEFLINPNSGPCRYDLIAVSNHYGGMGGGHYTAYAKNKDDGKWYNFDDSSVSPANDDQIVSKAGYVLFYQRQDTVKGTGYFPLDREEEDEEEEEEENENENENENENENENENENENENENENEDEERREKKKPASSTQAAASATAACAQNDEEDLNENRRRKNDNEQQEDEEEEDEEEDEEEQTPTRDVTMKNN, from the exons ATGGCGGAAGGAGGAGCGGCGGATCTGGACACCCAGAGAGGAGAGGTCTTGGCGCTGCTGAAAACACAGCTGAGGAAGGGGGACACTTG GTACCTGGTGGACAGTCACTGGTTTAAACAGTGGAAGAGATATGTGGGGTTTGACAGCTGGGACAAATACCAGATGGGTGACCAGAATGTCTACCCTGGCCCGGTTGATAACGCTGGTCTTCTCAGAG ATGGGGACGTGCTCGCCATCAAGGAAAACCTCATCGACGAGCTGGACTACATCCTGGTCCCCACAGAGGGCTGGAACAAGCTCGTCAGCTGGTACGCGCTGACAGACGGGCAGGAGCCAATCGCGCGCAAG GTGGTCGAGCAGGGTATGTTTGTGAAGCACTGCAAGGTGGAGGTGTACCTGACGGAGCTGAAGCTCTGTAATGACAGCAACATCGACAATGTGATCACCAGACGCTTCAGTAAAGCTGACACAATAG ATATGATCGAGAAGGAGATGAGGAAGCTGTTCAGCATTCCTGATGAGCAGGAGACCAGGCTGTGGAACAGGTACATGAGCAACACGTTCGAGCCTCTCAATAAACCTGACAGCACCATCCAGGATGCTGGCCTCTACCAAGGACAG GTTCTTGTAATAGAGCAGAAGAACGAGGATGGCTCTTGGCCCCGAGGCTCCACGGCCCCCAA GTCATCTGGTGCTTCCAATCTCTCTGCTTTGCCAAAGATCTCGCCTTCATCTCTCACAAACAATCATAACAGCACCTTCAACAGCAGGAA TGTGAAGAACTCGAGCTATAGTCTGCCTTCCTACCACCCCTACAGTAACAGTTACGACTACTCAGACCAGAGCAGGCAGAGTGATCGCTCAGGCCTCTGTGGACTCTCCAACCTGGGAAACACCTGCTTCATGAACTCTGCTGTGCAG TGTTTAAGCAATATCCTTCCACTGACGGAGTTCTTCCTCAAAGACAAGTACACAGACGAGCTAAACGAGGACAACCCGCTGGGAATGAAAGGAGAGATCGCCAGGGCCTACGCTGAGCTTATCAAGCAGCTGTGGTCGGGCAAATACAGCTATGTCACCCCGAGGCCTTTCAAG ACCCAGGTGGGCCGCTTCGCCCCCCAGTTCTCAGGCTACCAGCAGCAGGACTCCCACGAGCTGTTGGCCTTTCTCTTGGACGGCCTTCACGAGGACTTCAACCGCATCAGGAAGAAGCCCTACATCCAGCTCAAGGACGCCAACGGCAGACCCGATAAG GTCGTGGCGGAGGAAGCATGGGAGAACCACATCAAGCGAAACAACTCCATCATCGTGGATATCTTCCACGGCCTTTTCAAGTCAACTCTGGTGTGTCCTGTGTGCTCCAAAGTGTCTGTGACCTTCGATCCTTTCTGCTACTTGACCCTGCCCCTTCCCATGAAGAAGGAGCGGACGCTGGAGGTCTATCTAGTCAGACTGGACGCTCTGGCCAAACCCACACAA taCAAGCTGACTGTGCCGAAGGTGGGCTACATCTCTGATCTGTGTACCTCCCTCTCCAGCCTGTCTGGGGTTCCTGCTGAGAAG ATGATTGTAACTGACATCTACAACCACCGTTTCCACCGTATCTTTGCCACCAACGAGAACCTCAGCAGCATCATGGAGAGAGACGATATCTACGT GTTTGAAGTTGCGGTGAACAGGGTGGAGGACACAGACCACGTAGTGATCCCGGTGCACCTGAGGGAGAAGTACAAACAGTCGGGCTACAACCACACCAGCACGCCGCTGTTCGGACAGCCCTTCCTCATCGCTGTACCCAGAACCCTCAGTGAAGACAAACTCTACAACATGCTGCTCCTGCGCCTCTG CCGGTTTGTGCGACCTGCTgtagaggaggatgaggaggattgTGAAGAGACACAGCCGCCCAAACAACACACTGTCAATGGTAACGCCACTAATGGACTCCTGGAGGAAGGGTCACCAA GCGAGATGGAGACTGACGAGCAAGACGACGAGTCCAGCCAGGATCAGGAGCTGCCTTCCGAGAACGACAACAGCCAATCGGAGGACTCCGTGGGAGGGGACAACGAACTGGAGAACGGCGTGGTCGCCCCGCAGAACTCCACCAAAGGCCAGCCGACGGCCGAGCACAACAGAAAGAGACTTTTTACATTCCAGTTCAATAACATGGGCAAAACTGACTTTTCACTCATCAAGGAGGACACCAGGCAGATCCGCTTCGACGAGGGACACCTCAGACTCAGCG ACCGCTCTTATCTCTCTTTGGACTGGGAACCAGAGATCAAGAAAAAGTACTTTGACGAGACCGTTGTCGAG GACTTTGACAAGCACAAGAGCATGGAGTACAAGCCCCAGAAGAAGGCGTTCTTCAAGCTGAAGGACTGCATTGAGTTGTTcaccacaaaagaaaaactgggaGCAGAGGACCCATG GTACTGTCCAAACTGTAAGCAGCACCAACAGGCCACTAAGAAGCTGGACCTGTGGTCTCTGCCGCCAGTGCTGGTGGTCCATCTGAAACGCTTCTCCTACAGCCGCTACATGAGGGACAAACTGGACTCCCTTGTTGACTTTCCAttgag CGATCTGGACATGTCTGAGTTCCTGATCAACCCCAACTCTGGGCCGTGTCGCTACGACCTCATTGCTGTGTCCAACCACTATGGCGGAATGGGAGGAGGCCACT ACACTGCTTACGCGAAGAACAAAGACGACGGAAAGTGGTACAACTTTGATGACAGCAGCGTGTCTCCTGCCAACGATGATCAAATAGTG tCCAAAGCAGGCTACGTGCTGTTCTACCAGCGGCAGGACACGGTGAAAGGCACCGGCTACTTCCCTCTCGACcgcgaggaggaggacgaggaggaggaagaggaggagaacgagAACGAGAACGAGAACgagaatgagaatgagaatgagaatgaaaatgaaaatgagaatgagaatgagaatgaaaatgaggacgaggagagaagggaaaagaAGAAGCCCGCCTCCTCCACTCAGGCCGCGGCATCCGCCACTGCCGCCTGTGCTCAGAATGACGAGGAGGACCTGAACGAGAACCGGCGCAGGAAGAACGACAacgagcagcaggaggacgaggaggaggaagacgaggaggaagacgaagaggaaCAGACGCCCACTCGAGATGTCACCATGAAAAACAACTGA